The Spirochaetota bacterium genome contains a region encoding:
- a CDS encoding polyribonucleotide nucleotidyltransferase — protein sequence DRPIRPLFPDDFVNEVQVIIYVLSADREHQPDVLAINAASAALIISGIPFKGPVGAVRVGRINGQWKINPYFQEMERSDIDLVVAGTKKAVTMIEGQAKNLTEDKMIEAVEFAHAHIVTLCEVQEALQQACGKPIMAYEPKLSDKELEKVIRERYFKDIENLKEIHEKKAREQAKEAIIAAITNQLQEQFPNTIKLATEIVDNLDAEVVRSRILNEGKRADGRGLTDIRPIDIMIGILPRAHGSALFTRGQTQSLGIVTLGTVADSQRIDSIDLLEESYKRFMLHYYFPPFSVGEVGRVGGVGRREIGHGMLAERALEYAIPDEATFPYTIRVVSEILESNGSSSMATVCSGSLALFNAGVPMKAPVAGIAMGLVLEGDRYAILSDIQGIEDHLGDMDFKVAGTATGITAFQMDIKIEGITTEIMRKALEQAREGRLYILEKMNEVISEPSKELSPHAPKIAVMKIEIEKIGEVIGPGGRVIKKIIEESGAEINIEPDGTVFISANEQDSIDRAQRAIKGLVEEVEVGAIYKGIVKRITDFGAFVEILPGKQGLVHISKLDHSRVENVKDVLKEGDEVLVKVIGIDDQGRINLSRKDAMKKH from the coding sequence TCTCATTATTTCGGGCATTCCCTTTAAGGGCCCTGTTGGTGCAGTGAGAGTTGGCAGGATCAATGGGCAGTGGAAGATAAACCCATATTTTCAGGAGATGGAACGCAGTGATATTGATCTTGTTGTGGCTGGCACCAAAAAGGCTGTAACCATGATTGAGGGGCAGGCAAAGAATTTAACCGAAGACAAGATGATAGAAGCTGTTGAGTTTGCCCATGCACATATTGTTACATTATGTGAAGTACAGGAAGCATTGCAACAAGCCTGTGGCAAGCCAATCATGGCCTATGAGCCCAAATTAAGCGATAAGGAACTGGAAAAGGTTATCAGAGAGCGGTATTTCAAGGATATAGAAAATTTAAAAGAAATTCACGAAAAGAAAGCGCGGGAACAGGCAAAGGAAGCTATTATTGCCGCAATAACCAACCAGTTGCAGGAACAGTTTCCCAATACAATTAAACTGGCAACTGAAATTGTTGACAATCTTGATGCTGAAGTGGTGCGTTCTCGAATATTGAATGAAGGCAAACGAGCCGATGGAAGAGGGCTTACGGATATACGGCCAATTGATATTATGATTGGCATTTTACCCCGTGCACATGGATCGGCACTGTTTACACGAGGCCAGACGCAAAGTCTAGGGATAGTGACTTTAGGAACGGTTGCTGATTCCCAGCGCATTGACAGCATTGATCTGCTGGAAGAGTCGTACAAGCGGTTTATGCTCCACTACTATTTCCCACCGTTCAGTGTTGGTGAAGTTGGAAGAGTAGGTGGTGTTGGTCGCCGTGAGATTGGCCATGGTATGCTGGCCGAGCGTGCACTTGAATATGCTATCCCGGATGAAGCTACTTTCCCCTATACTATTCGAGTAGTATCTGAGATACTTGAGTCAAACGGCTCATCATCAATGGCTACTGTGTGTTCTGGCTCTCTTGCATTGTTTAATGCGGGTGTTCCTATGAAAGCACCAGTAGCAGGTATTGCGATGGGACTAGTGCTTGAGGGTGACCGTTATGCTATATTAAGCGACATTCAGGGCATAGAGGACCACTTAGGTGATATGGATTTCAAAGTTGCAGGCACCGCAACCGGTATCACTGCATTCCAGATGGACATCAAGATAGAGGGCATCACCACAGAAATTATGCGCAAAGCGCTTGAGCAGGCAAGGGAAGGCAGGCTCTATATATTAGAAAAAATGAATGAAGTTATTTCCGAGCCTTCTAAGGAGCTATCGCCTCATGCACCAAAAATAGCTGTGATGAAGATTGAGATTGAAAAGATTGGTGAAGTAATTGGGCCAGGTGGTAGAGTCATAAAGAAGATAATTGAAGAATCAGGTGCTGAGATTAATATTGAGCCGGATGGAACGGTATTTATATCTGCTAACGAACAGGACTCAATAGATAGAGCGCAGCGTGCAATAAAGGGGCTGGTTGAGGAAGTGGAAGTTGGTGCTATCTACAAAGGCATTGTAAAGCGAATAACCGATTTTGGCGCATTTGTTGAAATATTGCCAGGCAAGCAGGGATTGGTACATATTTCCAAGCTTGACCACTCACGTGTTGAAAACGTGAAAGATGTTCTAAAAGAAGGTGATGAGGTTTTGGTAAAAGTTATTGGCATTGATGATCAGGGACGCATCAACTTAAGCCGCAAAGATGCTATGAAGAAGCATTAG